Part of the Mytilus trossulus isolate FHL-02 chromosome 2, PNRI_Mtr1.1.1.hap1, whole genome shotgun sequence genome is shown below.
AAAATATCATAGGAGAACACTTCTGAATTCAATgagttaaaataaatttaatttcaaaacagtTTTAAGGCATATCATAAATGACCTATGCAGATTGGTCAGAGACCCCTAACTTTGACAGTATGACAGTATCAGTCCTAGATTAGTTTCAGTCAAGTTGAAAttactatatttttaatttaaaacaaataattacttTAATAAGCAATATTGTACGTATGAGTTATACAAGGTAGCGATGAAGGTTAAGCTGTCCCTTTGTCTTCTTATGAGATCTTAATGCATTGTCATGATAGCTTAAGACTTTTCATATTaattaaaagtttgttttatgCCAAAGTTTAGTTAGCTTCAGAGTAATTATCTAAATATTCCTGTACAATATATAACATTGTTTCCATTGTcaaatttggatatttttttgcttactaGATTAAATTACTATAAAAAGTAATAACACTGCATCAGCAGGGTGGAAtaaaaataggtttattgttTTAAACCATAAAAACTGCAACAATTGGTAAGTGAATGCTGTTTCTAGCTATTTGGTTATTTGCATGCAAACAAACTCttttgaattacctccctttccTGACATAACCAGTATTTTGTGTTTAATTGGATTCATCCTTATGTCAATCATTTCTTGGTCTGGGTCAACTCTTCCTGAAAATTAAGGTGAAAATATGAGGTTATAAGTCAGTTAGTCTGTAACTTCTGTCAAAGTTTAGAGAAGACCTGACAAGATTTTtgagaataaacaaaaaataatactaaTTAAATCACTCATTATATACTGACCTGTGtacaaattaattgaaacaagCATTCTGAGAGAATTGCATGGTAAAACATAGTCCTATACTGGTTAAAAATTCGttgtttgaaacaaaatgaaaatttgatctATACCTTTTCATGGTGTATATGTAACagtttatttcttcctctgtgatatttGATCCTGAGGATATTTTTTCACAGTAATTTATTTCCAGACATGGTATTTCACAGGTAGATTTTTTCCAGAGGATTAAAAATCTGTCTGTGTTATTTGGCTATTATGTAGGGTATATATTTGCCGTACTATATTTCACAGAACCTTGTGAAATAGAGTCCCATCAGCTAATATGTAAGTTACTCGCAATAAATATGCAAGAAATATATACCGgactataattataaaatgtttcacagAGGTAGAACAAATTTGCATCATTTATGAAAGGAAGGTAATTAtgagcaatttatattttaaagatatcaatATAACATATTCCTGAATTTATTTCATAGTGAAGTTTTACCTTGAATCTtattttaagctcacctggcccgaagggccaagtgagcttttctcatcacttggcgtccggcgtccggcgtcgtccgtcgtccgtcgtcctgcgtccgtcgtcgttaacttttacaaaaatcttctcctctgaaactgctgggccaaattaatccaaacttggccataatcatcatttgggtatctagtttaaaaattgtgtggcgtgaccccgccaaccaaccaagatggccgccacggctaaaaatagaacataggggtaaaatgcagtttttggcttataactcaaaaaccaaagcatttagagcaaatctgacatggggtaaaaatgttcatcaggtcaagatctatctgccctgaaattttcagatgaatcagacaacctgttgttgggttgctgcccctgaattggtaattttagggaaattttgctgtttttggttattatcttgaatattattatagatagagataaactgttacaacaataatgttcagcaaagtaagatctacaaataagtcaacataatcaaagtggtcagttgacccctttttgagttattgccctttatagtcaatttttaaccatttttcgtaaatcttagtaatcttttacaaaaatcttcttctctgaaactaccaggccaaatttaaacaaacttggcggcaatcatcattggggtatctagtttaaaaaatgtgtggcgtgacccggccaaccaaccaagatggccgccatggctaaaaatagaacataggggtaaaatgcagtttttggcttataactcaaaaaccaaagcatttagagcaaatctaacagggagtaaaatcgtttatcaggtcaagatctatctgccatgaaattttcagatggatcggacAAACCGCTGTTTGGTtgatgcccctgaattagtcattttaaggaaatttcgccgtttttttttattatcttgaatattattatagatagagataaactgtaaagagcaacaatgtacagcaaggtaagacttaaaaataagtcaacatgacctaaatggtcaattgaccccataaggaattattgccctttaaagtcaatttttaacaattttcataaaatttgtaaattttaattaacattttcgactgaaactcttaggccaagttcaatatagatagaatgtttgtaagcagcaagaatgttcagtaaagtgtGAAAAATTGGTTATTGGTGAAAAAATTCTAAGGTTGAGGATCATAAGCAAGCTTTCATAAGAACAGATTGAAATTTGAACTTGAGCTGTAACTTGTTATGgtaaaaatatataccaaatatcaaattcaaTATCTTAAAGCATAATTGCTTTAAGATAttgaatttgatatttggtatatattttcACCAATAACCAATTTTTCACACTTTTTCCCTTCACATTTAATGATAATGATTTGATATTTCTTTCATAGTTtatgtaaagcaaaattatatccggGTGACATTTGATCCTCGATAATGTCACgtagttgttgttatttttttatcggGAGGAAAATATTTCCTTGGGAagacgcatttgaattcatgacaaaattgtgttttggtgatggtgatgtgtttgtacatcttactgtactgaacattcttgctgcttacaaacattctatctatattgaacttggcctaagagtttcagtcgaaaatgttaattaaaatttacaaattttatgaaaattgttaaaaattgactttaaagggcaataattccttatggggtcaattgaccatttaggtcatgttgacttatttttaagtcttaccttgctgtacattgttgctctttacagtttatctctatctataataatattcaagataataaaaaaaaacggcgaaatttccttaaaatgactaattcaggggcatcaACCAAACAGCGGTTTGTCCGATCCATCTGtaaatttcatggcagatagatcttgacctgataaacaattttactccctgttagatttgctctaaatgctttggtttttgagttataagccaaaaactgcattttacccctatgttctatttttagccatggcggccatcttggttggttggccgggtcaccccacacattttttaaactagataccccaatgatgattgccgccaagtttgtttaaatttggcccggtagtttcagagaagaagatttttgtaaaagattactaagatttacgaaaaatggttaaaaattgactatatagGGCAACAACTCaaaaaggggtcaactgaccactttgattatgttgacttatttgtagatcttactttgctgaacattattgttgtaacagtttatctctatctataataatattcaagataataaccaaaaacagcaaaatttccctaaaattaccaattcaggggcagcaacccaacaacaggttgtctgattcatctgaaaatttcagggcagatagatcttgacctgatgaacatttttaccccttgtcagatttgctctaaatgctttggtttttgagttataagccaaaaactgcattttacccctatgttctatttttagccgtggcggccatcttggttggttggcggggtcacgccacacaatttttaaactagatacccaaatgatgattatggccaagtttggattaatttggcccagcagtttcagaggagaagatttttgtaaaagttaacgacgacggacgacgccggacgccaagtgatgagaaaagctcacttggcccttcgggccaggtgcgCTTAAAATAAGATTCAAGGTAAAACTTCACTATGAAATAAATTCAGGAATATGTTATattgatatctttaaaatataaattgctcaTGATTACCTTCCTTTAATAAATGATGCAAATTTGTTCTACCTctgtgaaacattttataattatagtcCGGTATATATTTCTTGCATATTTATTGCGAGTAACTTACATATTAGCTGATGGGACTCTATTTCACAAGGTTCTGTGAAATATAGTACGGCAAATATATACCCTACATAATAGCCAAATAACACAGACAGATTTTTAATCCTCTGGAAAAATCTACCTGTGAAATACCATGTCTGGAAATAAATTACTGTGAAAAAATATCCTCAGGATCaaatatcacagaggaagaaataaactGTTACATATACACCATGAAAAGGTATagatcaaattttcattttgtttcaaacaaCGAATTTTTAACCAGTATAGGACTATGTTTTACCATGcaatataacaaaaactgaGAAAAACTTAGCAGAAAATGTCAgagtttaatatttgaaattgttcCAAATAAATGCTTGAAACTGTTAGACAGAACTTAAATTTATTAATGGTTTACATAAGAACACACAATACCTCTTTTGAATATACGACTGCAATACACATTCTTAGGTCAcagaaaatcaaaaaacaaattacctTAATTTGTTTATTCTGTGTGAACATGTATCTTACACATGAATACATATATTCCTTAATCTAGGTGTGTTTTATTAAGCAAAAATTATACCTTGCGACTGGCACAAAGCTTGTCCAGGGCATCCTTCACAGATGCTTGCTCTTCCTGCCAAATCCTAGAAATATACAAATCATAAAAGGTCAATACAATGACAAACTCTTTAAACAACAAGAGTGGAGAAAATGAAATGTCTCACCTGATCAGAAATGAGAAATGTCTTGGAAGTTTATTTATACATGACTTTTATATTATTAGCAACATCATTATCCATACCACATGGATATGGACATATATTAGCTTATGATTCACACATGTCATGGAactagttgttattggctttgaactagctatcAGTAACTGTTCTTGAGTATCTTTTTGTTGAAAGGATGTCTAAATACCCAGTTTGTTTTTGTAAGACATGTTAgatgtttttcttgtttgtatcaatctgatgagttaacccttttttactaatttttatagtttgttttcatGCTgcactgttataccactgtcctggGTAAGAGATAGATTTTGATGCTAGCAAACTTATTTGAACAACAACTTTGTTTCCTTCATAATATTAtggtgccgtgaccaggatCATAATGCTGTGAAGGAAACAAAAGTTTCAGatgtatattattttacatttgcgATATTGAGGTATAGAGCAATAACTACATAAAAGAATGACATGAGAAAAAAGTTCCATAATGACTTCAACGTAAAGTCACATTAGTGTCATTAAAGTTCGTGTGTTTTTCAACATTGATATCTACACAACATATACATGCTATATTACGCATAAATACACAATAAGCAAGTCATTTTAATGCATGAAAAGCACTTCTAAAGGTACACATCTACACATGTTTAAACAAGGTTCACATGACATcagtcatttaaaaatatatataatatatatatggcactggctacggttacatggaaatgtaacaataataaaaatattattgttacataggAGACTAAATGCCGGAATTCAAAGTCGGGTAAGGAaccgattaattacgaatgtaacaataattactgaggctacggttacatagcgttattgttacatgaaaaataGCAATATACGATGGGTCTATTAAAATGTactagataataaaaattaaagacatttattttatatttacaatatatacaattattaaatataaattcgttaattatttatttgcaatgacattttctacatatccAGTCTATAAGTGGTTTTTGGAGCATTACTGAGTCCGACACATTTTTGGTGAAACCACTCCAAGCAGCCATCACACACCAGTGATGCCGCACTGTGAACGTCCGTATCACATACTGTACAGTTCCATTCTGCGATATCCCTATTTGtcacaaaacaaacatttgattttgatttcacatataaaaatgtttcaatgaGCACCATATTGAATGACTTAACTTACATGCGTAATGGGTCTTAGACCCTCTGCATTTAAATGATGTAGATGTAGCAAATATGTCGTTGAAAGATGACAAAAAAGAGTTGGAGACTTTGTCTGTGTCAATTCGTTTATAGGTTAAAATAACTTACCTTTGGTTTGGACGAGCTCCGTCTGATCTTGAAACGAAATTACGTCCTCCGTggatacatgtatacagaagTTCACAGTATTTTACTTCACAGTTAGCAAACTTTGTTATATATGAATCAATTTTTTTAGAACTGCGTTTGTAAAGCTGAATGAAATTTGTGTCTTGATATTGTTTCAGTTTTGTTTCAAAAGAAtcccaagttttaaatttttcaccCACAACAAAATTGGTCACAAGTATCTCTTCATCCATTGTGCATTGAATAATGACAGTAATACGAGTAGGTGTGCAGTTAAATACTTAAAGTGGACACTTTTCTCAGCCCGAGTTCTCAACAACAAACCATTGGTCTATATTTTCGCCTTTGGCACTACTTATCAAAAGTAGTATCTTTAAAACACCAAAACCATTTATACGttagaaaaaacaatttaaacaccATTTGTTAacgataatatttattatttatcattattacaaGTATTATTTCGTACATATGCAAGATTAAGGCAACAAAACTATACAAGATTTAAGTTTAAtgattgctgtttttcatgtaacaataacgccatgtaaccgtagcctcagtaattattgttacattcgtaattaatcggtTCCTTATCCGCCTTTGCATTCCTGCATTTAGTCTcctatgtaacaataatatttttattattgttacatttccatgtaaccgtagccattGCCTAGATATATATGTGGAAAAACTTAATTGTATTTTATCTACAATGTTATCACATTTGTTGTTTACAACTGTTCGGAACTTAACAGCAGGTGATTTTTATGATTTAGAAGATTGATTTTATCAGACTTGAAGATCGCAGAATTGAATAATCgatatgaagatattttttaaaaggtacGTTATTGTTTGTTCTAATTGTCCTATGATTTTGCAGGTATTCGACACtatcatcaataaaaaaaaactctttctaGGAACCCTAAATGTATTTCAAACGCAACAATTGAAACCCGAATAACTTATGTAATAATAGAAGAAAGGCTATATATGCTTGTTCGTCTCTCATGGCTGTTAGTTTTACCGATTCCGCAGGGCATTCTGTTAACTGTTCCATAGCTCACACCGTTTGGCAATCTCCGGAGCAGAGATCCTATCCGTTCCGTTTAATTTTCTTGCTTTCACACGTGCTTCCGgaataatgtaaacaaacaaagcGAAAAAAACTATCAGAATTTCGTTTTAGAATGCAGGAAGCTTTACAACATGTTAACTGTTGTCAAACAGCATTTTTAATGGAAAGGACCACTAGTTCTAGTTTATTCTCAGCATTGGAACTGGTACTCTGTTTTAAAGTTGCTCTGAAttagtgatatttttttatttggtgtgGGGGAGGGGGTGTTGGTATTGGCTGAAACCAGAGACATGTTGCAAAGATTTAAGTTTTTAGCCCCAAGGCACTAGCTTGTCTGGCAAACCACTGTTAGACGTCAGAGCAAATTATCTTGGGACTAGAATGTATTAAAGTACAGATATTAAATATCATAACCAGAATGGAATCCAGGTCCATTTGCACTGATTCATGTTCGCCCTAGTACCTGTTCGCCCAGTGTCCATTTGccctgggttttttttattattgacatTGTTGTCTAAATTGTAGTTGCAATATCAGGTTCATTATTTGAACATCTACATTGAGTACttgtacatttacatgtatgttacaGTATGTGGAAAATTATGCAGAATATTTGTATCGCTGTAACAAAATATGTTCCTATTTATTTCACTGAGTATGTAAAATGTAAGCCTAGTGCATCTGTATACAAATAACATTTTGCTTGtagcatttttttacataaataaggctgttagttttctcgtttgaattgttttacattgacttatcagggccttttacagctgactatgcagtatgggctttgctcattgttgaaggccttacggtgacctatagttgttaatgtctgtgtcattttggtcttttgtggatagttgtctcattggcaatcataccacatctttttttttatattgaaaagaagTTTATAAATAGGATATTGTTTTCATTCAATCCTTCTCTATCTATTTTCTGAATAAAATaggtttaaattaaatttttcttttctagTATTTTGTTTCCCTATGATACATTGTACATCTATCAGAATAAGACTAACTTAAAAGTGTAACTTTTTTATTACAGCTTGAGATGAACATAGAAGACCCATTTGTAAATTATGGAATAGCAGGAGCCCTCAAAGTCTTTATGACCAACTGTAAAGAAGAGGTAGGATATCacttattttttcaatgaataCAATTTATATACCAAAAGAAACGGAGATGTGGTATCATGTtgtgtttaaagaaaaatgttataACATTCCCACACGGGAAACTTTCATGTGGTTGTCTTATGTCAATTTCTTGCATCTTTTTTgttgcttcttttttttatttgttaatttgagATTTTGTTGCTACATGTACTTGCAGACTTTTGATAAtctatgttaaatttattcaagaAATTTTCAGGCTACATGTATCTTGACAtcttgtacaatgtatatatacagacaACTGTCTATAATCTATTATAGACTACTGACATGATACATGTAACTGTGTTGATCTCTTAACTCCTTAAAGTTGTCTTTGATGTTgggttattttatttaatattgacCTTTACACCACAGACAATATATTAACCAATCATGGTGCCCAAAATTAGGGCTATACAATCAAAGgaattacaaaataaaccaCAGTAAATGATTAGAATAATACGAATGATTAATGtacatttaaactaaaaaaacatgGATACACATTCACACAAAGTAACATGATTATAAACTATGTTATTGAAAAACATAGTTATTTTGGAAGCCACTGTATCCTGGAgaaattacataattttaaagTCCTAGGTCTATGGGAGACAATTAGTAGGATttacattttctgtttgatGTGTTACTAGATACTTCAGTAATAATATAAAAGGTAATACAAGGGAAAATGTTCAATCTATTGTCTTTCTTGTATTAATTTAATAACAATTGTAAAAGCTGGTTGATGGATATTATGTTCAATGACAAAGTTTATGAAGTCAACAGGAGTTTAGAATTATCAATCAGAattcagaaaatgaaaacagaACAATGTAATATTCCTCAATTAAGTTAATTAACCTACATGTAGTAtgtgtaaacaaacaaacaatgctatatacatgtatatttgtacCCTACATGAGATCTGAtgctctttaaaaaaatcttttcaatgatatatacatgtatatctattgaGAGTACAGCAGCATGCATCTTTCCTTAAAAGAGATTATTAACCCAGCATCATGATCTGATCAAACTTTTCAGAACCAGCATtgttaatgttttactttttgcatatttggttctatagaataaataaaaataagatgtggtttTAATTCACAGAAAGTATTTTATTAATAGCATTTTATCTTTaacttatatttcttttatttgatttttaatatatttgaaaaaaaatattacctgCATTTCAGGCCACAATGAAATCTTTCTCTTTACAACTAGTGGTGAAACTAACAGCTGATCAACCATCCTGGATGAAACTTAGAATCCTCACATGTCTGAATGGGACATTGTCAAGTAAAACATTTGTAGAGATTGGCCAAAACAACATTCTGTTGGATCATATAACAGAAAAATGGAATTGTATTATGACATGTATAACTAATTTTGATTTAGAACTAAGAAATGgcaaacttggacaaaaagaattgtgtttatatgaatttataagGCTTTCAAAAAAAGTTGTAAAGCTGATTTTAAAAAGCAAgaaactggaaaaaaattatagtttaaaagagattgttaatttttcaaatctATGGAATCTAATGTTGAAATGTAAAGTGCCAGTATTTACAAaaagtgttttaaaattattaaatagttTATTTCCATATGGAGATTTGTCTTCCTTGTCGTTGGATATAAATGTGGTGATTAAAGAGACTGCTGAGAGCAtaatcacttttttttatcaacatggATTTAATGTCATTCCACTAGGACATGGTTGTGGCTTCACAGGAATTTCTGGGAGAGAAAATTCAACAGAACTACAATTAGTGATATTATTGACTTTAAAAAGCATAGCCATTATTCTGTCATGGAAACACTCTGCAGTAGCAGGTAATATAATTACTTTAGTTTTACTCAACCAAATGTGTTATGAAACatataataatactttattacCACAGAACAAGTACAACTTTGGGTAGCCTCACGTTTGAAGTTCTTCATTAATATCTgtttataacattatatgtCATGCAAGTGGGAGCATCgtctgacacattccccatttattttcaaatttattaaatcatttaatctattcatatacTCTTTTCCCTGAATTATATgtataaaagtaagaagatatGGTAAGAAAGACAATGGGTTAACTACcccatcagagaccaaatgatgtgGTTGCAAGCCAATACAGGTCACTATAGCTCAACAGATAAAGCAAAGTAAATGGAACAATAAAATCTTGGCATTAACTTGTGGTCACTTATTTTTCAGGCAATATTATTTCAGCTGATGTTTGTTTGAAGTGTCTTTTTAAGTTAGACTTGTTTGTAAAGATATTTAAAAGTCCAAGTGAAAAGAAACCGACACATGATTGGGTTTGTGAGATGTTTGAAGACCAGGATGACCTATGGATTGAATCACTTGTGGCATTACTAGATATATATAATCAAGTTGTTCTGTTCAGGTAGTATTTTATTcaaccaacattttttttataccaataacaaattattttttgtgaaaaatgaaaacaaatgctctgatcttaaaaaagaaattacaagGGAAAACCTTGTGACTGGGCCCTTTTATAAGTAAGTTaagatattgaaattgataaggAATATCAAACATAActtaattttttcattttgagaaaATATTATTGCATTATATAAGTTCTGACACCTACTGTATACATTTGCATATATGTTTACCAAAATAATCAGACATCTCCTCATTGGAATTTTTAccctttaatgataatttattaACAGTTTTggtattgtttgtatatttatttagaaactATAAGAGGTTTGATTTAGAAAGAAAAATTCAACAGTACAACATGTCAGCagtaaaatatttacacaaatgTCAAATGACTTTAAAAGTCGTAAATTGACCTAAAATTTAACAGCCCTTattaaaatgactttttttcCCCACAAATGTAACTATTTTACTGTTatcttaaaatattgtaatgGATACATTTGTACTTAGAAAAGGTTAATAGCTTAAATGTTCATAAGAGtgaatttggataaaaaaaaattgtttcacaacttgaaatcaaaacatgtatatatatgaccTGTAAGTTTAAgagcagatgtggtatgattgcaaaagaGAAACCAATccataaatatcaaaatgttaaaagattttgaaaatattagttTGCATTAACTACAATGTATGTCAGGTACATGTAGTCTATGATGGGTGATTTCAACcattaaatttaatgttaagcCATCTCTTGTAATGACATCTGCATTATTATCTTCTTTAACAGAAagtatatatcttataattttatgaatattttcagAGAGATTGATTCACTCCCAACAGCACTACAGATTATGATTAACCCACATAGACAGTTCCTGTTATTCATAAAAGCTACAGATTTTGATGAATCAGTTGTAATTGATTTACTTACATCACCTGAAActtgttttcttctttattttaatcGTTATCTGAAATTTATGTGTAAGGAATGGAGTTGGTTAATATCAACAGTTAAGCAAATGACTTTGGAGAAGAAAGAAAATGATTTGAATTCAGATAAGTTTGCAAAAGGttataatcaatcaaataaaCTGTTTAGTATGACCTCTGAACCTGAAGTAAGAAAGCAGGATGCTGTAGAACATGAGGTTTGTGCCACATCATGTGGTCTAACATTGGTTGGACTATATGATTCCGATAGTAGTGAggaagttatctccccttgtgATCAAACAGGAACAAGCAATGATTGCATTAATGAATTGTCTGGtttcaattcaaattacagCAGTTGTGAAACAGTGGACTGTCTTCCCGAGAATTATGATAAACTTGTCTCTTCTGAGGGTAACCTTGCTACAACCAATTTTCTTGAATCAGTAATTTCTTTGAATAGTTCTGTGAATAGTAAGAAAGTGAACGATTTACAATTCTCTCATTCAATATGTAAAAgatgtaaaattgttgatcaacAAAATACTTCAGATTCTGGCTTAGatgtaaaatgtatttgtaatgtCATGAAAACAGACAAAGTTTCTGGTAGTGGTGAGATGTTAGATTTATTGATGTCTTGTATTGTAAGAGTAAGAATGAAAGTTAGTAAATTATGGGACTCTGATTTATTTCCATATAATCCAAAGCCTTTGTTGGCAAATATAAGGAAAACTGAAGAATTATTTgaaactaattatatataagaaaaatgaaataaagaaaacatattttcaatttacaattcaaaaagaaacattttaaaaataggcAAAGTTTGGTTGtagtttttcttctttttaatatatacatttacatgttcaaCAGTTGTCATGTCATGAcatataaaaagtctttttgGTATATGAGGTATTGACTTCTTATTATTCTCTggatattataaaaagaaaaaaaaaaagacgtttGTAGCTACTTTAATAAAGTGTCCTTCATTCATCAAATCAATATCtgactttgaaaaataaaagtttttttctacaACACATGGTCCAGTTAAAATTTGTCTTGATTT
Proteins encoded:
- the LOC134706929 gene encoding uncharacterized protein LOC134706929, which codes for MQEALQHVNCCQTAFLMERTTSSSLFSALELLEMNIEDPFVNYGIAGALKVFMTNCKEEATMKSFSLQLVVKLTADQPSWMKLRILTCLNGTLSSKTFVEIGQNNILLDHITEKWNCIMTCITNFDLELRNGKLGQKELCLYEFIRLSKKVVKLILKSKKLEKNYSLKEIVNFSNLWNLMLKCKVPVFTKSVLKLLNSLFPYGDLSSLSLDINVVIKETAESIITFFYQHGFNVIPLGHGCGFTGISGRENSTELQLVILLTLKSIAIILSWKHSAVAGNIISADVCLKCLFKLDLFVKIFKSPSEKKPTHDWVCEMFEDQDDLWIESLVALLDIYNQVVLFREIDSLPTALQIMINPHRQFLLFIKATDFDESVVIDLLTSPETCFLLYFNRYLKFMCKEWSWLISTVKQMTLEKKENDLNSDKFAKGYNQSNKLFSMTSEPEVRKQDAVEHEVCATSCGLTLVGLYDSDSSEEVISPCDQTGTSNDCINELSGFNSNYSSCETVDCLPENYDKLVSSEGNLATTNFLESVISLNSSVNSKKVNDLQFSHSICKRCKIVDQQNTSDSGLDVKCICNVMKTDKVSGSGEMLDLLMSCIVRVRMKVSKLWDSDLFPYNPKPLLANIRKTEELFETNYI